The Sphingobacterium lactis sequence GAATTCATAGGTAAACTCCTGTTGGTTATAGACCGTTGTGCCACCTAGGGCATCTTCCCTACCCTTATGTGTGCGGCTCAGGCTGGTCGGAATCCGTTGCTTGGTCCACACCAAGCCATCGTGCTTGATATCCATGCCTGTCAGATTGATCAGAAAAGGTTTGCCAAAGTTCTTGTTCTTCTTCAGGTACATTTTGCTCTGTGCATAGTTAAAGATTACCTGAAAGTGCTGTAGGGCCTGATTGCCGATCGAACCAATGCGATCTTTCGTCAATTTTGCCGCATGGACAGCATTCGAATCCGGATACGACACAATGGGCTGCTTGATGAAGAATCCCGCCCATTCAAAACCTTTGATCCGATTTCTGAACCCATAGATCAAGCCATTGAAGCCACGGCCTATAAAATCATAGATATGGGGATCGCGAACCTGAAAGTCCTGCAGTAGGAATGGAAAGATCAACAGACCATCGGAGTTGCCCATATCCACCAGCATTTTCGAATCCGGCAGATTGATGTCGCCCAAATTCAAGTCGATATGCACATAAGGTCTACTGCGTTCGATACTGATGGGAATTTCCGTAAATCCCCTTGTTGTTTTTTGTGGATACGAAAAAGGATCAAAAACACTGATCTTCGATTTTATATAATCTATTTTTACCAGGAAATCATCGAAGAACCGGCTTCCCAGAATTCCGTTGATGGGAATACCCACATGGCTGGAGATATCCAATTCCTCCGCATCGATTACAAACAAGTTATGGGTACTGTCCTGGAGAATCCCCCCGATTTCAATAGTATTGTTTACGGCCATAATGCCTTCCACACCGTCTTCTATACCGATCCCTGAGAATTTCACCTTATTGATGTTCTCTAAGGGAACCGTATCTTGTTTGGAGGCAAACAGGATCGTTTCCTTTACGCCGGTATCCAACAAAAAAGATAAATCGATACCATTGACTTTTACGGGGAGAATAACCAGATTACCGGAATTTTCAAATGAGAACGTGTTTTTCTTTGGATTGATCAACGAAAAACTACGCTGCCCATACGCTTGTACAGCAAACAGGCTAATTATAAAAAATAAAAGCGTTCTCATCAAAATTTGGTTTATACCTACAATTTAAACAAAAACGCGTCTATTTTATGCATACTGGCTTAAATAGCACTGACGACACCACGGAAATAACCAACGGATTCAGCAATTCCCGCCAATGGATCTTTCATGTCTTTTTCAAATTCTATACTGCAGCATCCAGCGTATTTTATTTTAAATAAGGCTTTTACAAATGCTGGGATATCGATAACCCCACGTCCCAACTCACATGTTGACCCTTTTGCATCTGCGGCAGTAACATTTTTCAGATGGATATCAAAGATTCGGTCTTTGTATCGAACGAGGTCCTTTATAGCATCCTGTCCATCCCGGGTATCGTGCCCCATATCGAAGCACATGCCCAAGTGTTGATCCAGATCTTTGATATGGTTCCAGATGACGGTAGCATTTGGATAGAGCTTATCTTCGGGACCATGATTATGGATCCCGTATTGGAAGCCATGTTCTTTAGCCTTTTGTGCTACATACGGTAAATCCTTCACCTCTGGCACGCCGATCATCAATTTAACACCAACACGCTTACAATAATCAAATGCCCGGTCGATCTCTTCCTTGGTTTTCATATAGAGAGGACCAACGGCATATCCCGTGACATTGGATGCTGCCAATTGTTTATGGAAAGCGGCAATTTGTTCGGCCGTGCTGTTCAATGGAAGGTGAAAATCCTTGATGCACAGATACCGTACGTCCATGCGCTTCATCATCGCTAAGGATTGTTCCAGATTAAAGTTTACGAAGCTATACCCAGCAATGCCTAATTTTAGGGCGTTCTGATCAGCACTTTCAGTGAATGTGCTTGTACCTGCGGACAATAAGGAAGGTGCTGCAGCAGCACTCGCTATGGTGAACAAACTGCGCTGCAGGAAATTACGTCTACTCTGTTTATTGGTCATTATTTTAAGGTTTATACGTTGAATAACCTAAAATAAGAAATAAGTGGCGCAGATTCAAATCGACCATAACCGTTCTCCAACAAAAACCGCATAAAAAAAGGTGGCTATTTGTATAGCCACCTCTGATATGATCTTTATGGAATCCGAACTTAGTTCAATCCTTCAAGTGCAGCATTCAATGTTGCTGAAGGACGCATCGCTTTTGCTGCCAACTCATCGTTAGGGAAATAATACCCTTCGATGTTTTGTGCCTTGCCCTGAGCACCGATCAATTCTTCATTGATCTTATCTTCTTGCTCAGTTAACGCTTGCGCCAAAGATTTGAATTTCGCCGCTAGGTCTGCATCTTTTGTCTGGTTTGCCAAGGCTTCTGCCCAATAGGTAGCCAGGTAAAAGTGAGAACCACGGTTGTCGATTTGTCCAACTTTACGTGCAGGCGATTTATCGTTTGCAAGGAATTTCGCATTCGCTTCATCCAATGCATCGGCTAACACCTGTGCTTTTTCATTATTTTGAGTCTGTGCCAAATGCTCCAAAGAAGCTTGTAGGGCTAGGAATTCTCCCAGAGAATCCCAACGCAGATAACCTTCCTCCAAAAATTGCTCAACATGCTTAGGCGCAGAACCACCCGCTCCTGTTTCGAAAAGACCACCGCCGTTCATCAATGGAACGATCGATAACATTTTCGCAGATGTACCCAATTCCAAAATTGGGAAAAGATCCGTCAGGTAATCACGTAAAACGTTTCCTGTTACGGAAATGGTGTCTTCACCCTTACGGATACGGTCAATCGAGAATTTAGTAGCCTCAATTGGGGAAAGGATACGGATATCCAAACCATTAGTATCGTAATTTGGTAGGTATGCATTCACTTTTTTGATGATCTCTCTGTCATGAGCACGGTTTTCATCCAACCAGAAGATTGCCGGCGTATTGGAAAGACGCGCACGGTTTACCGCAAGTTTAACCCAATCCTGGATAGGTGCATCTTTAGTTTGGCACATGCGGAAGATATCACCTTCCTCTACGGCTTGCTCCATTAAGGTCTTGCCGTTATTGTCCACAACACGAATAACACCCGAACCTGTAGCCTGGAATGTTTTATCGTGGGAACCGTATTCTTCAGCTTTTTGCGCCATCAATCCAACATTAGGCACAGATCCCATTGTTTTTGGATCGTAAGCACCGTTCTGCTTACAGTCTTCGATAACAGCTTCGTAAATACCTGCATATGAACGATCAGGGATAACGGCAAGGGTATCGCGTTCAGCACCTGCTTTATCCCACATTTTACCACCGATACGGATCATCGCTGGCATGGATGCATCAACAATGACATCCGATGGAACGTGCAGGTTGGTAATTCCCTTATCGGAATTAACCATCGCCAAGTCCGGACCATTTGCAATGGCTGCATCAATGGCCGCTTTAACTTCCGCTTCTTGAGCGTGGCCAGCAATCTTTGCATAAACCTCACCAAGACCGTTATTTTTATTAATTCCCAATTCATTGAATAAGGAACCGTATTTCGCGAATACATCTTTAAAATATACCTCCACAATGGCACCGAAAATGATCGGGTCTGAAACCTTCATCATCGTCGCCTTCAAGTGTGCGGAAAGTAAAACGCCAGCTTCCTTCGCTTCTTGGATGGCTTGCGCTACGAAATCTTTCAATTTAGCAATATGAAGAACGGAGGAGTCAATAACTTCTCCAGCCTTCAGGTTGCTCAAACCTTTCAATTCTTTGGTCTCGCCATTCGCACCAACAAATTCAATCTTAAATTGGCTGTCATTTTCAATGGTAACAGACTGTTCGGAGCTGTAGAAATCACCATCCTGCATGGAAGCGACCTTTGTCTTGCTATCCGCAGACCAAGCACCCATTTTGTGTGGGTTTGCTTTTGCGTAGTTTTTCACAGCTTTTGGAGCACGGCGATCAGAGTTTCCTTCGCGCAATACCGGATTCACTGCGGAACCCAATACCTTTGCATAGGCAGCTTTGATTTTTTCTTCCTCTTCATTTGCTGGCGCATCCGGATAATTCGGAATGGCATATCCAGCTTTTTGCAATTCAGCAATTGCACCCTTCAATTGCGGGATCGAAGCGGAAATATTGGGAAGTTTAATGATGTTCGCATCCGGAGTGGTTGCCAATTGGCCCAGCTCAGCCAATGCATCAGTTGTTTTCTGACCATCAGCCAAATATTCATTCAGATTAGCCAGGATACGTCCCGCTAATGAAATATCTCTTAATTCAACGTCAATATCTGCTGTCTTAGCAAATGCTTGTACGATCGGTAGAAATGAATACGTTGCCAATAAAGGCGCTTCATCTGTTTTTGTGTAAATGATTTTAGATGACATAATTTTCTATTGAAATGATATTGTTTTGCAAAATTCTATGAAAATCAATTTAGGGATTGACCTAATTTTTAAAATTCGCCTAAAGATAACAAAATCAATTTTAAATAGGGCTAAAAGCAGAAATTAACCGCAAACTTGAATAAAATTTGACGGTTCTGGATAGGATTGCTCCGAAAAGATGAAATTCCTGTTTACTGATCCAGTTCTTCCCAGATCTCTTTGGGATTGTAGATATCGATTTCACGATGTTTCTTATCCATCGCGGCATCTTTGATGACCATTGCCAAATCCATTGTCGAGATGGGTTTATAAGTCTTCAATAGCCCAAGTTTATTCAAGAAATTAATGGCCTTTACGGCAATTTTTTCGCCTTTTCGATCTGTATTTGGTCGATCTATGGGGCCCGGTCTGACAATGGTGAGTTTCTTGAAATCTAACGCCTGGATGGCATCTTCCAATAGGCCTTTCATCCGGCTGTAGTAGAAACGGGATGTTTTGCTGGCTTGCGCTGATGACAATAGAACAAAATTGGGAATCTTATTCAGTTTCGCCAAGGCGGCATACTTCAACTGATAATCATAATCAACAACCCATTGCTCCTCCTTACTCCCTGCTGCTGCGAGGGTCGTACCCAAGGTAGAGAAAGCGATATCACCTATGATATAAGGTCTGTATTCCTCCAGTTTGTCGAAGTCAACCTCGACTTCCAATAACTTGGGGTCTGGAGAGAAAAATGGCCGGCGAACCAGTACGATAACCTGGCTGATCTTAGGATCTGCCAAGAGCTGTAATACCAATTCCCTGCCTGTTGCACCTGTACAACCAATAATAACTGCTTTCATAGATTGTTGATTATGTTATAATTATATCGCGATCCCTGGATTAAAACAGGACATCACGAATGTTGACATCGCGATCAAATTGCGCTTTGGCGAATGGACACAACGGCATAATCTTTAAGTTGTTCTCACGGGCATGTGTCACCGCTTTTTCCAACATAATGCTGCCAATGCCTTTCCCCTTTTCCTCCGGATCAACCTCGGTATGATCGATTATGATCTTACCAGGTCCAGCCTGGGAATACGTCATCTCACCAATTTTTTTTCCGTCTTCTTCGGCAATAAATGCTCCTTTATTACCAGACACTTCATGTTTCACTAACATATTATCTCCTATTTTTGTTTATGTTTAATTTCTCTATTATGCTATCCTCTTCAGCAGATTTTAACGGAACCACTTGATCTACAAGTGCATTAGGTACAGTCATCGACAGCACATAATGTTTGATTAACCAACGACCATTGATCTTTTCGAGCACACCTGACCCACGGCATATCTTCATCTGCGTATTTAACAACTCATCTATCCATGCGGTTTTACCATCAGCTGAAAATTCTATGTTTCTTTCCAAGCTAGTGAAGTTCCACGCCTTCCCTTTATCGAAATGCGGCTTGGCATAGGCCATAAATTCAGCCTTATTCCATCGCTCGGTCGCATCGGTACCAATAAAAACAGAAGTACTGTCCATGAGGTCAAAATAAGCTTGAAAGTCCGCTTTTCCAGCAGCTTCGTGCCATTTGTCCATTACCGTTCCAACCGATTCACGGTCGGATTGGCCAAAAGCAACACCTGCAAATAATGTAAATAGAAAGGAAAGGATTAATAAATTGATTTTTCTCATATCAGTGGATTTTCCTTAAAGATAAGGAAATAGATTGGAGATGTAAGGTTTCAGTAAGGCAATTAGATTTGGAAGATAAATGTAAAAAGTGGGTTTTATGGCTGTAAAGCCATAATTTGGAAATGATGAGCTAATAAAATTACAACGAAATTATAGTAATTCTTGGTTTGTTTTTTGGACCTTGTCTGACATGAGAGCGTGGTGAGAGCGTACTGAGAGCGTGGTGAGAGCGTGTCTATAGGCACGCTCTCACCCCGACTTCACCTCGCTTGCAGTACGGCTTCACCTCGGAGAAGGTCCATAGAGCCACATGGCAGCAAGAAGGTAATTTTTCATAGACCACACCAGCATAGCCACAACAGCACAAAATTGAAAATTTCGTAATGCCAGAGCGTGTTCTGGATTTACTTTTTACAAGAAAACAGCGGTTTTGATGAGAAAATATTGTATTTAAGCTCGATAGTTTAATGAATGGATAATGTCAATATTTTCAAGAGATTTTATAGGTTCTTTGAGCTGATTTACAGCAAAATACAAAATTTATCTCATGTTTGAAAATTATTTTTTCTGGCCCTTTAAAAATTTATATTCGTGGGAATTAGGTTTTCCAAAATTCATCTTCCCAAGGTAGTTCTGCAATGGGATGGTCGTGCTTTACCTGTATGCGTTCCAGCTGTTCTTTGGATGCTGCCTTTTGGACCAATGGGAAGAGTTGCCGTTCCTCCAATCGGATGTGTGCTTCCAGGGTTTCTTCTATCCGGTTCAAGGATTTTTCTGTAAAGGAGTCCTGTAAAATTAAACGCTTTAGGCTCCGATGTTGTCCTATCGCCTCTTGCACCAATTTATGATCCTCCTCAAGAATTGCGAACACATATTCTTCCTCTATAGCGAAGTGTGGTTCAAGCTGGTGGGTCCACATTTCCTTCACGTATCGACCAATGCGTTCGGGATCGATCTGTCTTTCCAACCCGCGTCTGAACTTCCAACACAGGAGCAACGCGAAATGATGCTCTTTGCTCAACGGTTGGAGAGCGGGATGCCTTTTCAATGGTTTTGTTTCCATGCTGCTCAATTTAAATACCTACTGACACCCTGAACAGGCGCCAGTAGGATTAATTTAATTCATTTTAATTCAGCGATAAGGATGCCGGGCCGAATTCCTCAAAATGGATGGATGAAGGATCAACCCCTGTTTCTTTTAGGAATTCATATTGCTTCCTGATAAATCCTGCTGGCCCGCACAGGTAGTAATTGGCATCTTCCAAAACCACCTTGTCGGCTATTTTCTGCAAATCCACAATGCCGGACCGCGCATGTTCACAATCTTGGTCCAACTGTTCGTAGAAGAGGTGATTCTGAAATTGCGGGTTTATGGTAGCAATCTCCTTTAACCTATCCCTAAATGCATGCACCTGTTCGTTCCTACAGCCGTGAACCCAAACGATAGGCTGTTCAACGTTTGGATCTGTCAGTAAATCTTCCACCATAGCCAATAATGGCGTTTGACCTATTCCGCCACTGATAAATACTTGTGGTTTACCTTGCTCCTTACCTTCCAGGACAAAATTTCCGGAAGGTGACGTCAGCTCAATGGTATCACCAACCTGCACATGCTCATGGAGCCTGTTGCTGATCATGCCATCGGGATGTGTACTACCCTTCTCCTGTTTCACGGAAATCCGGTAATATTGCCCATTCGGTGAGTTGGAAACGGAATATTGTCTCGGTTGCAACAAATCCAGTTCCGGAAGGAAAAGACGAACAGAGATGTATTGTCCCGGTTGATGAGAGGCAATACGACCACCATCTGCCGGATACAGATAAAAGGAAGTAATCTCTTCCGATTCTTTAACCCTTTCCTTCACGATAAACGGTCGCCATCCGGTCCATCCGCCTGGATGATTCACTTTGTCGGTATATATCTTTGCCTCATGTCCGGACATGATTGCTGCCAATTGGTTGTATGCTAAAGTCCAAGCTTCCAGTAGCTCCTCGGATGCAGCATCCCCCAACACTTCTTTTATGGAAGAGATCAGGTGGTTTCCTACAATCTGGTAATGCTCCGGACGGATATCCAAGCTGGTATGCTTGTGTCCGATATGATCCACGATACCCATCAAGACGCCGGGGTTTTCAATGTTTTCAGCATAGGCCAACACAGCCATTGCCAGAGCGGTCTGCTGCTTTCCAGACTGCTGGTTCCCCATATTAAAGACATGCTTGAGCTCCGGATTGTGCTTGAACATGCGTTCATAAAAATATCGTGTTAATAATACGCCGTTTTCTTTTAAGATAGGCACGGTCGCCTTAATCAGTGCAATTTGTTGTTCATTCATCACGTTCATCTATTTGTATTCAACTTGTAAATTTTAAACTGTAAACAAAATTAGAAAACAAAAAAGACAAAATTGTCTGATTTAAGTCTGTTACATCGAGTCGGGGAAAATTTTTGTTTGTATTTATTTGTTTATCAAATACTTATTGACAAATAAATCAAAATATGATTGTTATCATTTGAATTATTAACAAAGAAAAACATTGAGAAACCGCTACCCGATTGTAGGCTGGATATTATATGCTGGGTCAAAAGCGGGGATACATGGAAGGAAAGCGTTTGTACGTGTTCTATTCCTAAAATTATGCTGAGGTACATAGAACCTTCAGAAATCGCATCAGTAGCGTGTCTGACAGCAACAGGTCTGCATTATTATTGCCGCTATTCCCCTCTAAAATGCTTCATATTTTTCGTAACGTTCTCAGCCGTCCATTCGATGTGCTTGGAAAATGGCTCGGTCCGGATTGGGCAATTCGCAACGGTACAATAATGGCAACATTCCGGCATGCATGGATCGGCATGGATAAAGAACTCTGTTTTGGCGTTCAGATTATTGTTGAGGATGGTATCAAATTCAGAGATTCTATCATGGACCTTGGTCAGGGCGTAATATTTCGGTAAGGTCAGGTGGCAGTCGATATGGAGTTCCTGGCCGTAGCGTTGAACCCGTAAGTTGTGTACATCGATCCATTCCGGTTGTCGATTTTTGTTCAGCACAGTAATCACTTCATCAATGACTTCGGCATCCGATTCATCCATTAACCCGGAAATGGATTTACGCAACAGCTTATAGCCATTGAACAGGATAAATGCACCCAGCACAAAAGACAAAGCAAGGTCAATCCAAGCGAGACCCGTCAGCTTCATGATCAACAAGCCAGCGATCAAGCCCACAGAGCTCAGGGCGTCTACCTGCAGGTGCTTTCCGTCGGCTTCGATGGTCAAGGACCGCAAAGCCTTCCCCCGTTTCATTAGGTAAAATCCTACACCAAGGTTGATAAGCGAAGTAATGAATATCAGCCATATACCCTCTTCCACATTACTAACCGGTTGAGGTGAAAATATGCTGTATATTGACTTAATCAGAATGATGGACCCGGCAATAAAGATCATTCCACCTTCCACGAAAACGGAGAAAAATTCAACTTTACCATGGCCGTATGGATGATTGGCATCCTTAGGCTGTGCCGCTAAGTAAATGCTGTAATACGCAAACCCCGAGGCCACGATATTCACGATACTCTCTGCCGCATCCGAAAATATAGCATTCGATTCCGTGATGAAATAAGCGATGAATTTGATCAACATCAAAACGATCCCCGTCACCAAGGACAGCATCACCAGCCGCATTTGCTTATTCATATCATCCTGTTTAAGATTGGCAAAAATACCCTTTTCCGGAGACAGTTCTGTTATATTTTTGTTAACTTCTACTTATCTATCTGTTTCCCTAATCGTTGGGCAATGATGGTAATAACAAAGATCTGAAAGGCATGGTAGATCATCAACGGTAGGATAAACAGCCCTAATTTTGGATTGTTCGCAAAAAGGAATTTGGAGAACACACTGCCGTGTGTCAGTGACTTTTTCGACCCGCAGAAAAGAGCCGAAATCCGATCCTCACGATTGAAGTGCAGCACATACCTGACAATCAATTTAATGACGAAATAAACAATAAAGAAGAGCGCTATTACACCCACGAATAAACTGACCAAATAGGTCGTTCCGATGGTATGGAAAATATCATTGACAAAGGATTCAGCAAAGCTCCCATAAACAATGAGCAGCACGACCCCCTTATCAAAAGTTGTGAGCGCCTTGCTGTACCGATGGGCCCATTTTCCCCAATATCGTTGCAGAAAAAGACCAGCAATAACAGGAAGTATCACTTCAAGTAGAAGACCTAAGTACAATTCACCGAACACATTGACCTCTCCTACCTCTAAAAAGAAATGCATTAATAAAGGAGTTACCGCTACACCGATCAATCCGGATATACTGGCATTAAATATGGCCGCTGGCACATTCCCCTTTGCTATGGAAACCATCACCACCGAGGAGGTCACCGTGGATGGCAAAGCCGCCAAGAAATAAAAGGATAGCCAGAATTGTTTCTGGGTCTCCGTTTGTACGAGAGGTTTGAAGGCCAACACCAAAGCTGGGAAGAGCAAGAACGTGAAGAGCTGGACGGATAGGTGCAATTTCCAGTTCCGCATACCGTGCTTAATTTCCGAAAAGCTCAGCTTAAGGCCATAAAAGAAAAATACCAAAGCCACACCTACACTGCTCAAAATATTGAAAATTTTACCGTCCTCGTAGGTCGCTAGCTGTGGGAACAGATAGGCCAACAGGATCATACTGAGCAGGGCAATGATAAAGCCATCGAACTTTAATTTCATTTGATTATTCCTTTATTTGGTTACAAAGCTATCATTAATTTATATTTATGGAGTAACAGGACCATGATTTAGAAAGTATCATTTTTATGGTTATTTTGTTACATTTTTATCATTAATAATAAATAGTATATAATATATTTGCAATATCATGAGCACAACTTCCATATTATCGAATAGAATCAACAATCTATCAGAATCAGCAACATTAAAGATGACCAAATTAGGTCGTGAATTGGCGGCAAAAGGGATCAACGTGATCAGCCTGAGCGTAGGTGAACCGGACTTCAACACCCCTGAGCATGTTAAGGATGCAGCCAAGAAAGCCTTGGATGAAAACTGGACACGTTATTCGCCGGTATCCGGTTACCCGGAACTTCGTCAAGCCATTGTGAATAAATTGAAGAATGAAAATGGCCTGGATTACGATATTTCTAATATCGTGGTATCAACTGGGGCGAAACAGTCTCTTTCCAATGTGTTGTTGACCTTGGTGAATCCAGGTGACGAAGTGATCATCCCAACACCTTACTGGGTTTCCTATTCGGAAATGGTGGTGTTAGCGGAAGGTACGTCGGTCTATATCGATACAACCATTGAATCGGATTTTAAGATTACGCCCGAGCAATTGGAAGCGGCCATTACCCCAAAATCTAAAGTTTTCATGTTCTCCTCCCCTTGTAACCCTACAGGTTCGGTTTATTCAAAAGCTGAGCTTGAAGCATTGGTGAAGGTTTTCGAGAAACATCCACAGATCTACATCATTTCCGATGAGATCTATGAACATATTAATTTTGTCGACAAGCATGAATCCATTGCGCAGTTCCCTTCGGTAAAAGATCGCGTGATCATTATCAATGGCTTCTCAAAGGCCTTTGCCATGACGGGATGGCGGTTGGGTTACATTGCAGCCAACAAAGAGATTGCAGCAGCAAACGAGAAAATGCAAGGTCAGACGACATCGGGAACCTGTTCCATTTCGCAACGTGCGGGTATCGCCGCATATGAACAGGGATTAGAGAGCGTTCTGGAAATGAAGGATGCTTTTGCGCGCCGTCGTCAATTGGTTTACGACCTTTTGAATGATATTCCTGGTGTGAAAACCAACCTTCCAGACGGAGCCTTTTACTTCTTCCCAGAAATCAGTTCCTTTTTCGGAAAAAAAGATCCTGAAGGCAATGTGATCAATAACTCGGCAGACCTAGCCCTATATCTATTGAATTATGGCCACGTGGCAACT is a genomic window containing:
- a CDS encoding PDZ domain-containing protein, with the protein product MRTLLFFIISLFAVQAYGQRSFSLINPKKNTFSFENSGNLVILPVKVNGIDLSFLLDTGVKETILFASKQDTVPLENINKVKFSGIGIEDGVEGIMAVNNTIEIGGILQDSTHNLFVIDAEELDISSHVGIPINGILGSRFFDDFLVKIDYIKSKISVFDPFSYPQKTTRGFTEIPISIERSRPYVHIDLNLGDINLPDSKMLVDMGNSDGLLIFPFLLQDFQVRDPHIYDFIGRGFNGLIYGFRNRIKGFEWAGFFIKQPIVSYPDSNAVHAAKLTKDRIGSIGNQALQHFQVIFNYAQSKMYLKKNKNFGKPFLINLTGMDIKHDGLVWTKQRIPTSLSRTHKGREDALGGTTVYNQQEFTYEFSLKPIYKISNIREGSSAGKSGLQVDDELIAINGRRVQNLKMKQIMDILQHNEGEELKVTVQRGEQQLHFTVLLEDPIPYR
- the hmpA gene encoding NO-inducible flavohemoprotein; the protein is MNEQQIALIKATVPILKENGVLLTRYFYERMFKHNPELKHVFNMGNQQSGKQQTALAMAVLAYAENIENPGVLMGIVDHIGHKHTSLDIRPEHYQIVGNHLISSIKEVLGDAASEELLEAWTLAYNQLAAIMSGHEAKIYTDKVNHPGGWTGWRPFIVKERVKESEEITSFYLYPADGGRIASHQPGQYISVRLFLPELDLLQPRQYSVSNSPNGQYYRISVKQEKGSTHPDGMISNRLHEHVQVGDTIELTSPSGNFVLEGKEQGKPQVFISGGIGQTPLLAMVEDLLTDPNVEQPIVWVHGCRNEQVHAFRDRLKEIATINPQFQNHLFYEQLDQDCEHARSGIVDLQKIADKVVLEDANYYLCGPAGFIRKQYEFLKETGVDPSSIHFEEFGPASLSLN
- a CDS encoding bile acid:sodium symporter family protein; the protein is MKLKFDGFIIALLSMILLAYLFPQLATYEDGKIFNILSSVGVALVFFFYGLKLSFSEIKHGMRNWKLHLSVQLFTFLLFPALVLAFKPLVQTETQKQFWLSFYFLAALPSTVTSSVVMVSIAKGNVPAAIFNASISGLIGVAVTPLLMHFFLEVGEVNVFGELYLGLLLEVILPVIAGLFLQRYWGKWAHRYSKALTTFDKGVVLLIVYGSFAESFVNDIFHTIGTTYLVSLFVGVIALFFIVYFVIKLIVRYVLHFNREDRISALFCGSKKSLTHGSVFSKFLFANNPKLGLFILPLMIYHAFQIFVITIIAQRLGKQIDK
- a CDS encoding pyridoxal phosphate-dependent aminotransferase, translated to MSTTSILSNRINNLSESATLKMTKLGRELAAKGINVISLSVGEPDFNTPEHVKDAAKKALDENWTRYSPVSGYPELRQAIVNKLKNENGLDYDISNIVVSTGAKQSLSNVLLTLVNPGDEVIIPTPYWVSYSEMVVLAEGTSVYIDTTIESDFKITPEQLEAAITPKSKVFMFSSPCNPTGSVYSKAELEALVKVFEKHPQIYIISDEIYEHINFVDKHESIAQFPSVKDRVIIINGFSKAFAMTGWRLGYIAANKEIAAANEKMQGQTTSGTCSISQRAGIAAYEQGLESVLEMKDAFARRRQLVYDLLNDIPGVKTNLPDGAFYFFPEISSFFGKKDPEGNVINNSADLALYLLNYGHVATVGGDSFGNNNYIRLSYAASDENLKEALRRIKEALAKLA
- a CDS encoding nuclear transport factor 2 family protein, with the translated sequence MRKINLLILSFLFTLFAGVAFGQSDRESVGTVMDKWHEAAGKADFQAYFDLMDSTSVFIGTDATERWNKAEFMAYAKPHFDKGKAWNFTSLERNIEFSADGKTAWIDELLNTQMKICRGSGVLEKINGRWLIKHYVLSMTVPNALVDQVVPLKSAEEDSIIEKLNINKNRR
- a CDS encoding GNAT family N-acetyltransferase, yielding MLVKHEVSGNKGAFIAEEDGKKIGEMTYSQAGPGKIIIDHTEVDPEEKGKGIGSIMLEKAVTHARENNLKIMPLCPFAKAQFDRDVNIRDVLF
- a CDS encoding NADP-dependent isocitrate dehydrogenase yields the protein MSSKIIYTKTDEAPLLATYSFLPIVQAFAKTADIDVELRDISLAGRILANLNEYLADGQKTTDALAELGQLATTPDANIIKLPNISASIPQLKGAIAELQKAGYAIPNYPDAPANEEEEKIKAAYAKVLGSAVNPVLREGNSDRRAPKAVKNYAKANPHKMGAWSADSKTKVASMQDGDFYSSEQSVTIENDSQFKIEFVGANGETKELKGLSNLKAGEVIDSSVLHIAKLKDFVAQAIQEAKEAGVLLSAHLKATMMKVSDPIIFGAIVEVYFKDVFAKYGSLFNELGINKNNGLGEVYAKIAGHAQEAEVKAAIDAAIANGPDLAMVNSDKGITNLHVPSDVIVDASMPAMIRIGGKMWDKAGAERDTLAVIPDRSYAGIYEAVIEDCKQNGAYDPKTMGSVPNVGLMAQKAEEYGSHDKTFQATGSGVIRVVDNNGKTLMEQAVEEGDIFRMCQTKDAPIQDWVKLAVNRARLSNTPAIFWLDENRAHDREIIKKVNAYLPNYDTNGLDIRILSPIEATKFSIDRIRKGEDTISVTGNVLRDYLTDLFPILELGTSAKMLSIVPLMNGGGLFETGAGGSAPKHVEQFLEEGYLRWDSLGEFLALQASLEHLAQTQNNEKAQVLADALDEANAKFLANDKSPARKVGQIDNRGSHFYLATYWAEALANQTKDADLAAKFKSLAQALTEQEDKINEELIGAQGKAQNIEGYYFPNDELAAKAMRPSATLNAALEGLN
- a CDS encoding sugar phosphate isomerase/epimerase family protein, which codes for MTNKQSRRNFLQRSLFTIASAAAAPSLLSAGTSTFTESADQNALKLGIAGYSFVNFNLEQSLAMMKRMDVRYLCIKDFHLPLNSTAEQIAAFHKQLAASNVTGYAVGPLYMKTKEEIDRAFDYCKRVGVKLMIGVPEVKDLPYVAQKAKEHGFQYGIHNHGPEDKLYPNATVIWNHIKDLDQHLGMCFDMGHDTRDGQDAIKDLVRYKDRIFDIHLKNVTAADAKGSTCELGRGVIDIPAFVKALFKIKYAGCCSIEFEKDMKDPLAGIAESVGYFRGVVSAI
- a CDS encoding cation diffusion facilitator family transporter, with the protein product MNKQMRLVMLSLVTGIVLMLIKFIAYFITESNAIFSDAAESIVNIVASGFAYYSIYLAAQPKDANHPYGHGKVEFFSVFVEGGMIFIAGSIILIKSIYSIFSPQPVSNVEEGIWLIFITSLINLGVGFYLMKRGKALRSLTIEADGKHLQVDALSSVGLIAGLLIMKLTGLAWIDLALSFVLGAFILFNGYKLLRKSISGLMDESDAEVIDEVITVLNKNRQPEWIDVHNLRVQRYGQELHIDCHLTLPKYYALTKVHDRISEFDTILNNNLNAKTEFFIHADPCMPECCHYCTVANCPIRTEPFSKHIEWTAENVTKNMKHFRGE
- a CDS encoding hemerythrin domain-containing protein encodes the protein METKPLKRHPALQPLSKEHHFALLLCWKFRRGLERQIDPERIGRYVKEMWTHQLEPHFAIEEEYVFAILEEDHKLVQEAIGQHRSLKRLILQDSFTEKSLNRIEETLEAHIRLEERQLFPLVQKAASKEQLERIQVKHDHPIAELPWEDEFWKT